From the genome of Glycine max cultivar Williams 82 chromosome 2, Glycine_max_v4.0, whole genome shotgun sequence, one region includes:
- the LOC100789641 gene encoding psbP-like protein 1, chloroplastic isoform X1, whose product MSLLCSLHSHSHTTTMMSLLQNSPTLHNSSFPQKHVTRSSRRDAISFIVKAVQEPSASLTSQDRQRRRQVIAVGTTAPLVFLFNQHSNSFAAENKKGFLPVLDKKDGYSFLYPFGWQEVVIEGQDKVFKDVIEPLENVSVNVIPTGKQDITEFGSPQEVAETLIKKVLAPPNQKTKIVEAKELDVEGKKYYQFEFIAQAPNYTRHALSTVSIGNGKFYTLTTGANERRWVKMKDRLQTVIESFKIFDV is encoded by the exons ATGTCGTTACTTTGTTCTTTGCATTCTCACTCTCACACAACAACAATGATGTCCCTGCTGCAGAATTCCCCAACGCTTCACAACTCCTCTTTCCCTCAG AAGCATGTCACTCGTTCATCTAGAAGAGATGCTATTTCCTTCATTGTCAAAGCAGTCCAAGAACCCTCTGCTTCTTTAACTTCTCAAG ATAGACAAAGAAGGCGCCAAGTGATTGCCGTTGGAACCACTGCCCCATTAGTTTTTTTGTTCAACCAACACTCGAACTCTT TTGCTgcagaaaataagaaaggattTTTGCCGGTTTTGGACAAGAAAGATGGATATTCATTTCTCTACCCTTTTGGTTGGCAG GAAGTAGTAATTGAAGGTCAAGATAAGGTGTTCAAAGATGTCATTGAACCACTGGAGAATGTCAGTGTAAATGTGATACCAACTGGCAAACAGGATATTACAGAATTTGGGTCCCCTCAAGAGGTTGCCGAAACTCTAATAAAAAAGGTTTTGGCCCCTCCAAACCAGAAAACCAAGATAGTAGAAGCAAAAGAG CTAGatgttgaaggaaaaaaatactatcAATTTGAGTTCATTGCTCAGGCTCCGAACTATACTCGTCATGCTCTCAGCACAGTCTCCATTGGCAATG GTAAGTTTTACACCTTGACGACAGGAGCAAACGAAAGAAGATGGGTGAAGATGAAAGACAGGCTGCAGACGGTCATAGAATCCTTCAAAATTTTCGACGTTTGA
- the LOC100789641 gene encoding psbP-like protein 1, chloroplastic isoform X3, with protein MSLLCSLHSHSHTTTMMSLLQNSPTLHNSSFPQKHVTRSSRRDAISFIVKAVQEPSASLTSQDRQRRRQVIAVGTTAPLVFLFNQHSNSFAAENKKGFLPVLDKKDGYSFLYPFGWQEVVIEGQDKVFKDVIEPLENVSVNVIPTGKQDITEFGSPQEVAETLIKKVLAPPNQKTKIVEAKEMLKEKNTINLSSLLRLRTILVMLSAQSPLAMVSFTP; from the exons ATGTCGTTACTTTGTTCTTTGCATTCTCACTCTCACACAACAACAATGATGTCCCTGCTGCAGAATTCCCCAACGCTTCACAACTCCTCTTTCCCTCAG AAGCATGTCACTCGTTCATCTAGAAGAGATGCTATTTCCTTCATTGTCAAAGCAGTCCAAGAACCCTCTGCTTCTTTAACTTCTCAAG ATAGACAAAGAAGGCGCCAAGTGATTGCCGTTGGAACCACTGCCCCATTAGTTTTTTTGTTCAACCAACACTCGAACTCTT TTGCTgcagaaaataagaaaggattTTTGCCGGTTTTGGACAAGAAAGATGGATATTCATTTCTCTACCCTTTTGGTTGGCAG GAAGTAGTAATTGAAGGTCAAGATAAGGTGTTCAAAGATGTCATTGAACCACTGGAGAATGTCAGTGTAAATGTGATACCAACTGGCAAACAGGATATTACAGAATTTGGGTCCCCTCAAGAGGTTGCCGAAACTCTAATAAAAAAGGTTTTGGCCCCTCCAAACCAGAAAACCAAGATAGTAGAAGCAAAAGAG atgttgaaggaaaaaaatactatcAATTTGAGTTCATTGCTCAGGCTCCGAACTATACTCGTCATGCTCTCAGCACAGTCTCCATTGGCAATG GTAAGTTTTACACCTTGA
- the LOC100788583 gene encoding aquaporin TIP1-3 produces MAIYRIAIGTPGEAGQPDAIRAAFAEFFSMIIFVFAGEGSGMAYSKLTNNGPATPAGLIAASLSHAFGLFVAVSVGANISGGHVNPAVTFGAFIGGNITLLRSILYWIAQLLGSVVACILLKSATGGMETTGFSLSPGVSVWNALVFEIVMTFGLVYTVYATAVDPKKGNVGVVAPIAIGFIVGANILVGGAFDGASMNPAVSFGPAVVTWSWTHHWVYWVGPFIGAAIAAVIYDNIFIGDDGHEPLSSSDF; encoded by the exons ATGGCAATATATAGAATTGCAATTGGGACCCCTGGAGAGGCTGGCCAACCTGATGCAATCAGAGCAGCATTTGCAGAATTCTTCTCCatgatcatttttgtttttgctggGGAAGGATCTGGCATGGCTTACA GCAAACTTACCAACAATGGACCTGCAACACCAGCTGGTCTCATTGCTGCATCACTATCTCATGCATTTGGGCTTTTTGTGGCTGTCTCTGTTGGGGCAAACATTTCTGGTGGTCATGTAAACCCTGCAGTCACATTTGGTGCCTTCATAGGAGGAAACATAACCCTGTTGAGAAGTATTTTGTATTGGATTGCACAGTTGCTTGGTTCAGTTGTTGCATGCATTCTTCTCAAGTCTGCAACCGGTGGAATG GAAACAACAGGCTTTTCCCTATCACCTGGTGTGTCTGTCTGGAATGCATTAGTTTTTGAAATTGTGATGACTTTTGGGTTGGTATATACAGTTTATGCCACAGCAGTGGacccaaagaaagggaatgtGGGAGTTGTTGCACCAATTGCAATTGGCTTTATTGTGGGTGCCAACATCTTAGTTGGTGGTGCATTTGATGGTGCATCCATGAACCCAGCTGTGTCCTTTGGCCCTGCTGTGGTTACATGGTCATGGACCCATCACTGGGTCTATTGGGTTGGTCCATTCATTGGTGCAGCAATTGCTGCAGTAATCTATGATAATATCTTCATTGGAGATGATGGTCATGAACCTCTTTCAAGCAGTGATTTCTAG
- the LOC100527754 gene encoding 60S ribosomal protein L23a-like has product MAPTKVDNAKRADPKAQALKTAKAVKSSGQVFRKKAKKIRTSVTFHRPRTLKKERNPKYPRISAPPRNKLDHYQILKFPLTTESAMKKIEDNNTLVFIVDLRANKKKIKDAVKKMYDIQAKKVNTLIRPDGTKKAYVRLTPDYDALDVANKIGII; this is encoded by the exons ATGGCTCCTACTAAGG TGGACAATGCCAAAAGGGCTGATCCCAAAGCTCAGGCCTTGAAGACAGCTAAGGCTGTCAAATCAAGTGGTCAAGTGTTTAGGAAGAAAGCTAAAAAGATCAGGACATCGGTTACATTTCACAGGCCAAGGACcttgaagaaggaaaggaacCCTAAGTACCCTCGCATTAGTGCTCCACCCAGAAACAAGTTGGACCATTATCAGATACTTAAATTTCCTCTAACTACTGAGTCTGCTATGAAGAAAATTGAGGATAACAACACGCTGGTTTTTATTGTTGACCTTCgtgcaaacaagaaaaagattaAGGATGCTGTGAAGAAGATGTATGACATTCAGGCAAAGAAAGTCAATACATTAATCAG GCCGGATGGGACAAAGAAAGCCTATGTTAGGTTGACTCCAGATTATGATGCCTTGGATGTAGCTAACAAGATTGGTATCATCTAA
- the LOC100789116 gene encoding ABC transporter B family member 20 produces MMVSRGLFGWSPPHVQPLTPVSEVSEPPESPSPYLDPSAETSASQQLEAEEEMEEPEEIEPPPAAVPFSQLFACADRFDWFLMAVGSVAAAAHGTALVLYLHYFAKIIHVLRLDPPHGTSQEQFDRFTELALTIVYIAAGVFVAGWIEVSCWILTGERQTAVIRSKYVQVLLNQDMSFFDTYGNNGDIVSQVLSDVLLIQSALSEKVGNYIHNMATFFSGLVIGLVNCWQIALITLATGPFIVAAGGISNIFLHRLAENIQDAYAEAASIAEQAVSYIRTLYAFSNETLAKYSYATSLQATLRYGILISLVQGLGLGFTYGLAICSCALQLWVGRFLVIHGKAHGGEIITALFAVILSGLGLNQAATNFYSFDQGRIAAYRLFEMISRSSSSVNHDGTSPDSVQGNIEFRNVYFSYLSRPEIPILSGFYLTVPAKKAVALVGRNGSGKSSIIPLMERFYDPTLGEVLLDGENIKNLKLEWLRSQIGLVTQEPALLSLSIRDNIAYGRDATMDQIEEAAKIAHAHTFISSLEKGYDTQVGRAGLSLTEEQKIKLSIARAVLLNPSILLLDEVTGGLDFEAERAVQGALDLLMLGRSTIIIARRLSLIKNADYIAVMEEGQLVEMGTHDELLALDGLYAELLRCEEAAKLPKRMPVRNYKETSAFQIEKDSSSHSFKEPSSPKMIKSPSLQRVSNASRPPDGAFNLLESPKVQSPPSEKMLENGLALDAADKEPSIRRQDSFEMRLPELPKIDVHSVHRHMSNESDPESPISPLLTSDPKSERSHSQTFSRPLSHSDDVSVKMRETKGARHRKPPSLQKLAELSFTEWLYAVLGSIGAAIFGSFNPLLAYVIGLVVTAYYRIDDPHHLEREVDRWCLIIGCMGIVTVVANFLQHFYFGIMGEKMTERVRRMMFSAMLRNEVGWFDDEENSADNLSMRLANDATFVRAAFSNRLSIFIQDSAAVIVGLLIGALLHWRLALVAFATFPILCVSAIAQKFWLAGFSRGIQEMHRKASLVLEDAVRNIYTVVAFCAGNKVMELYRLQLKKIFKQSFLHGMAIGFAFGFSQFLLFACNALLLWYTAICIKRGYMDPPTALKEYMVFSFATFALVEPFGLAPYILKRRKSLISVFDIIDRVPIIDPDDSSALKPPNVYGSLELKNVDFCYPSRPEVLVLSNFSLKVTGGQTVAIVGVSGSGKSTIISLIERFYDPVAGQVFLDGRDLKQYNLRWLRSHLGLVQQEPIIFSTTIRENIIYARHNATEAEMKEAARIANAHHFISSLPHGYDTHVGMRGVDLTPGQKQRIAIARVVLKNAPILLLDEASSAIESESSRVVQEAIDTLIMGNKTTILIAHRAAMMRHVDNIVVLNGGRIVEEGSHDTLVAKNGLYVRLMQPHFGKALRQHRLV; encoded by the exons ATGATGGTATCGAGAGGTTTGTTCGGGTGGTCCCCGCCGCACGTGCAACCGCTCACGCCGGTTTCGGAGGTGTCGGAGCCTCCGGAGTCGCCGTCGCCGTACCTGGACCCCAGCGCCGAGACGTCCGCGTCGCAGCAGTTGGAGGCGGAGGAGGAGATGGAGGAGCCGGAGGAGATCGAGCCGCCGCCCGCCGCGGTTCCGTTTTCGCAGCTCTTCGCATGCGCCGACCGCTTCGATTGGTTTCTCATGGCCGTCGGTTCCGTCGCTGCTGCGGCGCACGGCACCGCGCTCGTCCTTTACTTGCACTACTTCGCGAAGATCATCCACGTGCTGCGGTTGGATCCTCCGCACGGCACGTCGCAGGAGCAGTTTGACAGGTTCACCGAG CTTGCTTTAACTATTGTTTATATTGCTGCGGGAGTTTTTGTTGCTGGTTGGATTG AGGTTTCATGTTGGATTTTGACGGGAGAACGGCAGACTGCTGTCATCAGGTCAAAATATGTTCAAGTACTACTTAATCAAGACATGAGTTTTTTTGATACTTATGGGAATAATGGAGACATAGTGAGTCAAGTATTAAGTGATGTGTTGCTTATCCAGTCCGCCCTCAGTGAAAAA GTTGGAAATTATATTCATAATATGGCTACATTCTTCAGTGGTCTTGTCATTGGCCTTGTCAATTGTTGGCAGATTGCTTTGATAACGTTAGCCACGGGTCCATTTATTGTTGCTGCTGGAGGAATATCAAACATATTCCTTCATAGGCTTGCAGAGAATATCCAAGATGCATATGCTGAAGCAGCTAGCATTGCTGAACAG GCAGTTTCCTATATAAGGACATTGTATGCATTTTCAAATGAAACTTTGGCCAAGTATTCATATGCAACATCACTGCAAGCTACTCTTAGATATGGTATATTAATCagtcttgttcaagggcttggTCTTGGATTTACGTATGGACTAGCAATATGTTCTTGTGCATTACAACTCTGGGTTGGAAGATTCTTGGTTATTCACGGAAAAGCGCATGGTGGTGAAATTATAACAGCTCTTTTTGCTGTAATTCTAAGTGGCCT GGGATTGAATCAAGCAGCGACAAATTTCTACTCATTTGATCAGGGACGAATAGCTGCTTATAGACTATTTGAGATGATAAGTCGGTCATCCTCATCTGTTAATCATGATGGCACTTCCCCTGATTCTGTGCAAGGAAATATAGAGTTCCGGAATGTTTATTTCAGCTATCTGTCTCGTCCTGAAATCCCTATCTTGAGTGGATTTTATCTCACTGTACCTGCTAAGAAAGCTGTAGCACTTGTTGGCAGAAATGGCTCTGGAAAAAGTAGTATTATTCCACTCATGGAGCGTTTTTATGATCCTACATTAG GAGAAGTTCTTTTAGAtggtgaaaatataaaaaatttgaaactgGAATGGCTGAGGAGCCAAATAGGACTAGTCACCCAGGAGCCTGCTTTGCTCAGTTTGAGTATAAGAGACAACATTGCTTATGGGAGGGATGCCACCATGGATCAAATTGAAGAGGCTGCTAAAATAGCTCATGCACATACATTTATCAGCTCATTAGAGAAGGGTTATGACACACAG GTTGGCAGGGCTGGTCTATCTTTGACCGAAGAGCAGAAAATAAAACTTTCTATTGCTAGAGCTGTGCTTCTAAATCCATCAAttcttcttcttgatgaggtTACTGGTGGACTTGATTTTGAGGCTGAGAGGGCTGTTCAGGGGGCTCTGGATTTGCTTATGTTGGGACGCTCAACAATAATAATTGCTCGAAGGCTTAGTCTCATAAAGAATGCTGACTATATAGCCGTTATGGAGGAAGGCCAGCTTGTTGAAATGGGTACTCATGACGAATTATTGGCACTGGATGGCTTATATGCAGAGCTTCTTCGATGTGAAGAGGCAGCAAAACTTCCCAAGAG GATGCCTGTTCGAAACTACAAGGAAACTTCAGCCTTCCAAATTGAGAAGGATTCTTCGAGTCATAGCTTCAAAGAACCATCATCCCCTAAAATGATTAAGTCGCCCTCTCTTCAAAGAGTTTCTAATGCATCCCGACCTCCAGATGGCGCCTTTAACTTGCTAGAATCACCAAAAGTCCAGAGCCCACCGTCTGAGAAAATGCTTGAAAATGGTCTGGCATTGGATGCAGCAGATAAGGAGCCATCAATAAGAAGGCAGGATAGTTTTGAAATGAGACTGCCAGAGTTACCCAAGATTGATGTTCATTCTGTGCATCGACATATGTCAAATGAGTCTGACCCAGAATCTCCCATTTCACCTCTTTTAACATCTGATCCTAAAAGTGAACGCTCCCATTCACAGACTTTTAGTAGACCACTTAGTCATTCTGATGATGTTTCAGTTAAAATGAGAGAAACAAAGGGTGCACGGCATCGAAAACCACCATCACTGCAGAAGCTGGCTGAGCTTAGTTTTACTGAGTGGCTTTATGCTGTGTTAGGAAGCATAGGTGCTGCTATCTTTGGGTCTTTCAATCCCCTTCTTGCTTATGTTATTGGTCTTGTGGTGACAGCTTACTATAGAATTGATGACCCTCATCACCTTGAACGGGAGGTAGACAGGTGGTGCTTGATCATTGGCTGCATGGGTATTGTGACTGTAGTTGCCAACTTTTTACAGCATTTCTACTTTGGTATTATGGGAGAGAAAATGACAGAAAGAGTTAGGAGAATGATGTTCTCAG CCATGCTACGCAATGAAGTGGGATGGTTTGATGATGAGGAAAACAGTGCTGACAATTTGTCCATGCGATTGGCCAATGATGCTACTTTTGTGCGAGCTGCTTTTAGCAACAGGCTTTCCATATTTATACAGGACAGTGCTGCAGTTATTGTTGGTCTTCTCATTGGTGCTTTGCTGCACTGGCGGTTAGCACTTGTGGCTTTTGCAACCTTTCCAATTCTCTGTGTTTCTGCCATTGCCCAG AAATTTTGGCTTGCTGGATTTTCGAGGGGCATCCAGGAAATGCACCGAAAGGCATCTTTGGTTCTTGAAGATGCAGTTAGGAACATTTACACTGTTGTTGCCTTTTGTGCTGGTAACAAGGTAATGGAGCTCTACAGGCtgcaattaaagaaaatatttaagcaGAGCTTTCTTCATGGGATGGCAATTGGTTTTGCATTTGGCTTTTCACAGTTTCTACTTTTTGCTTGTAATGCCCTGCTACTTTGGTACACTGCAATATGTATAAAACGTGGTTACATGGATCCACCTACTGCACTCAAGGAGTACATGGTTTTCTCATTTGCAACATTTGCACTTGTGGAGCCTTTTGGATTGGCTCCTTACATACTTAAACGACGAAAATCTCTCATATCCGTGTTTGACATTATAGATCGTGTGCCTATAATTGATCCTGATGATAGCTCAGCATTGAAGCCACCCAATGTATATGGAAGCCTCGAGttaaaaaatgttgatttttGTTACCCATCTCGTCCTGAAGTGTTGGTATTGAGCAATTTTAGCCTCAAAGTCACTGGGGGCCAAACAGTTGCTATTGTGGGAGTTTCTGGGTCAGGAAAGAGCACTATAATATCTTTGATTGAGAGGTTTTATGACCCAGTTGCAGGCCAAGTTTTCCTGGATGGTAGGGACTTAAAGCAATATAACTTGAGATGGTTGAGGAGCCACCTTGGTCTGGTTCAGCAGGAACCTATTATCTTCTCAACAACCATAAGGGAAAACATCATATATGCAAGGCATAATGCAACTGAAGCTGAGATGAAAGAGGCTGCAAGAATAGCGAATGCTCATCATTTCATTAGCAGCTTGCCTCATGGTTATGACACTCATGTTGGGATGAGAGGTGTTGACTTAACCCCAGGGCAGAAACAGAGAATTGCAATTGCTAGGGTAGTGCTGAAAAATGCCCCTATCTTGTTGTTGGATGAAGCTAGTTCAGCAATTGAATCTGAGTCAAGCCGAGTAGTGCAAGAGGCAATAGACACACTAATAATGGGAAACAAGACAACTATTCTAATAGCGCATAGGGCTGCAATGATGAGGCATGTGGACAATATTGTAGTGCTTAATGGAGGACGGATAGTGGAGGAGGGCAGTCATGATACATTGGTAGCAAAGAATGGTTTGTATGTCCGACTGATGCAACCTCATTTTGGTAAGGCTTTGCGTCAGCATAGGCTTGTTTAG
- the LOC100789641 gene encoding psbP-like protein 1, chloroplastic isoform X2 — translation MSLLCSLHSHSHTTTMMSLLQNSPTLHNSSFPQHVTRSSRRDAISFIVKAVQEPSASLTSQDRQRRRQVIAVGTTAPLVFLFNQHSNSFAAENKKGFLPVLDKKDGYSFLYPFGWQEVVIEGQDKVFKDVIEPLENVSVNVIPTGKQDITEFGSPQEVAETLIKKVLAPPNQKTKIVEAKELDVEGKKYYQFEFIAQAPNYTRHALSTVSIGNGKFYTLTTGANERRWVKMKDRLQTVIESFKIFDV, via the exons ATGTCGTTACTTTGTTCTTTGCATTCTCACTCTCACACAACAACAATGATGTCCCTGCTGCAGAATTCCCCAACGCTTCACAACTCCTCTTTCCCTCAG CATGTCACTCGTTCATCTAGAAGAGATGCTATTTCCTTCATTGTCAAAGCAGTCCAAGAACCCTCTGCTTCTTTAACTTCTCAAG ATAGACAAAGAAGGCGCCAAGTGATTGCCGTTGGAACCACTGCCCCATTAGTTTTTTTGTTCAACCAACACTCGAACTCTT TTGCTgcagaaaataagaaaggattTTTGCCGGTTTTGGACAAGAAAGATGGATATTCATTTCTCTACCCTTTTGGTTGGCAG GAAGTAGTAATTGAAGGTCAAGATAAGGTGTTCAAAGATGTCATTGAACCACTGGAGAATGTCAGTGTAAATGTGATACCAACTGGCAAACAGGATATTACAGAATTTGGGTCCCCTCAAGAGGTTGCCGAAACTCTAATAAAAAAGGTTTTGGCCCCTCCAAACCAGAAAACCAAGATAGTAGAAGCAAAAGAG CTAGatgttgaaggaaaaaaatactatcAATTTGAGTTCATTGCTCAGGCTCCGAACTATACTCGTCATGCTCTCAGCACAGTCTCCATTGGCAATG GTAAGTTTTACACCTTGACGACAGGAGCAAACGAAAGAAGATGGGTGAAGATGAAAGACAGGCTGCAGACGGTCATAGAATCCTTCAAAATTTTCGACGTTTGA